From a region of the Gemmatimonadales bacterium genome:
- a CDS encoding PASTA domain-containing protein, whose amino-acid sequence MAALLIFPAPLLPNERRVPRVTGTAVEAAQKTLQSDGFRAEIADSAPHPTYAAGLVTWQDPSPGVAAPRGSAVALTVSEGTPRRVVPNVQGLDPDLAQQLLLAAGLTLGTVDTVPGTQPAGTAAATEPAAGDSVAAGSSVRLHIAKGPR is encoded by the coding sequence GTGGCGGCGCTGCTGATCTTCCCCGCTCCGCTGCTCCCGAACGAGCGGCGGGTGCCGCGGGTCACGGGCACCGCGGTGGAGGCAGCCCAGAAGACGCTTCAGTCCGACGGCTTCCGGGCGGAGATCGCCGATTCCGCGCCGCATCCCACGTACGCGGCCGGCCTGGTGACGTGGCAGGATCCCTCGCCCGGCGTGGCCGCGCCGCGCGGCTCCGCGGTGGCGCTCACGGTGAGCGAAGGGACGCCGCGGCGCGTGGTGCCGAACGTGCAGGGGCTCGACCCGGACCTCGCGCAGCAGTTGCTGCTGGCGGCGGGGCTCACCCTGGGCACCGTCGACACCGTGCCCGGCACGCAGCCCGCCGGCACCGCCGCGGCGACCGAGCCGGCCGCCGGCGACAGCGTCGCGGCCGGCAGCAGCGTGCGACTCCACATCGCGAAAGGCCCCAGGTGA
- the fmt gene encoding methionyl-tRNA formyltransferase, protein MRVLFFGTPEFAVPSLRALIGEGFDIAAVVTRPDRPTGRHRSSVSASAVKTAALADELAVLQPERPSAPEFLAEVRSLAPEISIVAAYGHILPRSLLDVPRRGSVNVHASLLPALRGAAPIQRAILEGCTETGITIMQMDAGMDTGPILHQVSTPVAADETGGELTVRLAELGAEALIEALTLVEETGLEPRPQDHARATLAPKIRREEERLDWTCPADAVARKIRAFDPKPGAWTTCRDKELKLFGGRAEDASGEPGKVLEAGDGLRIACGTGTVTVTEVQPAGRARMAARAFVNGRGVAAGDLLR, encoded by the coding sequence GTGCGGGTCCTCTTTTTCGGAACACCCGAGTTCGCGGTTCCTTCGCTCCGCGCCCTGATCGGCGAGGGGTTCGACATCGCCGCGGTGGTGACCCGCCCCGACCGCCCGACCGGGAGGCACCGCTCCAGCGTCTCGGCCTCGGCGGTGAAGACCGCGGCCCTCGCCGACGAGCTCGCGGTGCTGCAGCCGGAGCGGCCCTCGGCGCCCGAGTTCCTCGCCGAGGTGCGCTCGCTCGCGCCGGAGATCTCGATCGTCGCCGCCTACGGCCACATCCTGCCGCGGTCCCTGCTCGACGTGCCGCGGCGTGGGTCCGTGAACGTGCACGCGTCGCTGCTCCCCGCGCTGCGCGGCGCCGCGCCGATCCAGCGGGCGATCCTCGAGGGCTGCACCGAGACGGGCATCACGATCATGCAGATGGACGCGGGGATGGACACGGGGCCGATCCTGCATCAGGTGTCGACGCCCGTCGCCGCGGACGAGACCGGCGGCGAGCTGACGGTGCGCCTGGCCGAGCTCGGCGCGGAGGCCCTGATCGAGGCGCTGACCCTGGTGGAGGAAACGGGCCTCGAGCCGCGGCCGCAGGACCACGCGCGGGCCACGCTGGCGCCCAAGATCCGGCGGGAGGAGGAGCGCCTGGATTGGACCTGCCCCGCCGACGCGGTGGCCCGGAAGATCCGCGCGTTCGATCCCAAGCCCGGCGCGTGGACCACCTGCCGCGACAAGGAGCTGAAGCTGTTCGGCGGGCGGGCCGAGGACGCGAGCGGAGAGCCGGGGAAGGTCCTGGAGGCGGGCGATGGCCTGCGCATCGCCTGCGGCACCGGGACCGTGACCGTCACCGAGGTGCAGCCCGCGGGCCGCGCGCGCATGGCGGCGCGGGCCTTCGTCAACGGGCGGGGCGTCGCGGCGGGAGACCTGCTGCGATGA
- a CDS encoding TlpA disulfide reductase family protein — protein MKTQWIAVAVVVLILGAGLALGLKLKPEIFPVEVGSSAPSFVATDLATGKRVTLADYKGQVVLLNIWATWCEPCKVEMPSLEQLQKDMGPQGLKIVAVSIDEGGPDVVRQYARDLGLTFAILHDQSGRIKTIYQTTGVPESFVINREGRIEKKVIGATDWDATVNKDLMRRLLAQQG, from the coding sequence ATGAAGACGCAGTGGATCGCCGTGGCGGTCGTGGTGCTCATCCTGGGCGCGGGCCTCGCCCTCGGGCTGAAGCTCAAGCCCGAGATCTTCCCCGTCGAGGTCGGTTCCTCGGCGCCCTCCTTCGTGGCGACCGACCTCGCGACGGGCAAGCGCGTGACCCTCGCCGACTACAAGGGCCAGGTGGTGCTGCTCAACATCTGGGCCACCTGGTGCGAGCCGTGCAAGGTCGAGATGCCCTCGCTCGAGCAGCTGCAGAAGGACATGGGGCCCCAGGGACTCAAGATCGTCGCGGTCAGCATCGACGAGGGTGGTCCGGACGTGGTGCGCCAGTACGCGCGCGACCTCGGCCTGACCTTCGCGATCCTCCACGACCAGTCCGGCCGGATCAAGACGATCTACCAGACCACCGGCGTGCCGGAGTCCTTCGTGATCAATCGCGAGGGCCGGATCGAGAAGAAGGTGATCGGCGCCACCGACTGGGACGCCACGGTGAACAAGGACCTCATGCGCCGCCTGCTGGCGCAGCAGGGCTGA
- a CDS encoding HAD family hydrolase, translated as MKAVLFDLDGTLLWTDGAGRRAIHRALLEVLAIERPAASFRFDGRTDPEIVELLAAAAGRDHGPDVVAGVLRAYVRLLDEELGRPGQRTTVYPGVRELLAALERRSDCVLGLLTGNVREGARLKLRSAGLDIARFRVGAFGSDHGERSALPAIAQQRVREVLGLELAGHDVVIMGDTPADVTCGRGIGARAIAVATGSYSVPDLIAAGAYTAFADFSDTAAVVASAFAP; from the coding sequence GTGAAAGCCGTGCTGTTCGACCTCGACGGGACCCTGCTCTGGACCGACGGAGCGGGACGGCGTGCGATCCACCGCGCGCTGCTCGAGGTGCTCGCCATCGAGCGCCCCGCGGCGTCGTTCCGGTTCGACGGCCGGACCGACCCCGAGATCGTGGAGCTGCTGGCCGCGGCGGCCGGGCGGGACCACGGTCCCGACGTTGTCGCCGGCGTGCTGCGGGCGTACGTCAGGCTGCTCGACGAGGAGCTGGGCCGTCCGGGCCAGCGCACCACGGTGTACCCCGGCGTGCGCGAGCTGTTGGCCGCGCTGGAGCGGAGGAGCGACTGCGTGCTGGGACTGCTCACGGGCAACGTGAGGGAGGGCGCGCGGCTCAAGCTCCGGTCCGCCGGCCTCGACATCGCGCGGTTCCGGGTCGGGGCCTTCGGGTCGGATCACGGCGAGCGGAGCGCCCTGCCCGCCATCGCCCAGCAGCGCGTCCGCGAGGTGCTGGGGCTCGAGCTGGCCGGCCACGACGTCGTCATCATGGGTGACACGCCCGCCGACGTGACGTGCGGCCGGGGGATCGGCGCCCGCGCCATCGCCGTGGCCACCGGCTCCTACTCCGTCCCCGATCTCATCGCCGCGGGAGCGTACACGGCGTTCGCGGACTTCTCCGATACCGCGGCGGTGGTGGCGTCGGCGTTCGCGCCGTGA
- a CDS encoding YbbR-like domain-containing protein produces the protein MSVREAIVRHWPLKLAALALSVILWVVVALEEPATHLEDVRLELSLAPTAALAQPLPPVQALIAGPRGEFLKLGVSALVIRATIPDSAAGSHHRLAISPGDVELPRNVKVSVQEVLPREVDVVLDRRAQRTVPVAVRAVVEPESGYALDGPVTAVPAAVRVSGAISVLGGLDSIATEALQLKGVTGVFARTVALDTTGHAVLQIAPLAVTLSGKTKKT, from the coding sequence GTGTCGGTCCGGGAGGCGATCGTCCGCCACTGGCCACTCAAGCTGGCGGCGCTTGCCCTCTCGGTGATCCTGTGGGTGGTGGTGGCGCTGGAGGAGCCGGCCACCCATCTCGAAGACGTCCGGCTGGAGCTGTCGCTCGCGCCCACCGCGGCCCTGGCCCAGCCGCTGCCGCCCGTCCAGGCGCTGATCGCCGGTCCCCGCGGCGAGTTCCTGAAGCTCGGTGTCAGCGCCCTGGTGATCCGGGCGACCATCCCCGACTCCGCGGCCGGCAGCCATCACCGGCTCGCGATCTCCCCGGGCGACGTCGAGCTGCCGCGCAACGTCAAGGTATCGGTGCAGGAGGTGCTGCCGCGCGAGGTGGACGTCGTCCTCGACCGCCGCGCGCAGCGCACCGTCCCGGTGGCCGTGCGCGCGGTCGTGGAGCCCGAGTCCGGCTATGCGCTCGACGGCCCCGTGACGGCGGTGCCCGCCGCCGTGCGCGTCAGCGGGGCGATCTCCGTGTTGGGCGGACTGGACTCGATCGCCACCGAGGCGCTCCAGCTCAAGGGCGTCACGGGCGTCTTCGCGCGCACCGTCGCGCTCGACACGACCGGCCACGCGGTGCTGCAGATCGCGCCGCTCGCCGTCACGCTCTCGGGCAAGACCAAGAAGACGTGA
- the thiS gene encoding sulfur carrier protein ThiS — MIARLPRLHAVTDDRVVGDARLVERAAAMAAVAGPSLGVHLRARALEGAALLALARRLRAALGEHGSWLVVNGRADVARAADAAALALGRNGLEVRDARRVAPGLPVSRAVHGAAEARAAEVEGADFLVAGPVFATASHPGAAAAGPALVESAASGGLQVVAIGGLTPRNASAALRAGAWGVAAIRALWDAADPAEAAREFLAVLPASTSLAVTVNGESRAVAEGTTLRGLLEQLGLDPRAVVVEHNRRIVRRDGLAEAALAGGDVIELVHFVGGG; from the coding sequence ATGATCGCGCGCCTGCCCCGGCTGCACGCCGTCACCGACGACCGGGTGGTCGGCGACGCGCGGCTCGTGGAGCGAGCCGCGGCGATGGCGGCGGTCGCCGGCCCCAGCCTGGGCGTCCACCTCAGGGCCCGGGCGCTCGAGGGCGCGGCGCTTCTCGCGCTGGCCCGGCGGCTCCGCGCCGCGCTCGGCGAGCACGGCAGCTGGCTGGTCGTCAACGGCCGGGCCGACGTGGCACGCGCGGCGGACGCCGCCGCGCTCGCCCTCGGGCGCAACGGCCTGGAGGTGCGCGACGCGCGCCGCGTGGCGCCCGGCCTGCCCGTCTCCCGCGCCGTGCATGGCGCGGCGGAGGCGCGGGCGGCCGAGGTGGAGGGGGCCGACTTCCTCGTGGCCGGCCCGGTGTTCGCGACAGCGAGCCATCCCGGCGCCGCCGCCGCCGGCCCCGCGCTGGTGGAGTCCGCGGCTTCGGGCGGGCTGCAGGTGGTCGCGATCGGCGGCCTCACGCCCCGCAACGCGTCGGCCGCGTTGCGCGCCGGGGCCTGGGGCGTCGCCGCGATCCGCGCGCTGTGGGACGCCGCCGACCCGGCGGAGGCGGCGCGCGAGTTTCTCGCGGTGCTGCCGGCCTCGACGTCGCTCGCCGTCACCGTGAACGGCGAATCGCGCGCCGTGGCCGAGGGTACCACGCTGCGCGGATTGCTGGAGCAGCTCGGCCTCGACCCGCGCGCCGTGGTCGTGGAGCACAACCGACGCATCGTGCGCCGCGACGGTCTCGCCGAGGCGGCGCTCGCCGGCGGCGACGTGATCGAGCTGGTCCATTTCGTGGGCGGCGGATGA
- a CDS encoding thiazole synthase — protein sequence MTAPVFQDAPLVIGGRTFRSRLLVGTGKYKDNATMVRALDASGTEVVTVAVRRVSLDRSQEEGILYHLDPSRFFLLANTAGCYTAEDAMRYARLAREAGFNEFIKLEVIGDQKTLLPDVAGLLEAARTLAKEGFTVMAYTNDDLITALRLQDAGCAAVMPLASPIGSGLGLLNPYTIRTIKSRLTVPVIVDAGVGTASDACVTMEQGVDGLLMNTALAEARDPVVMAHAMRLATEAGRAAWLAGRMPRREVAIPSSPTTGMLS from the coding sequence GTGACGGCACCGGTCTTCCAGGACGCGCCGCTCGTGATCGGCGGGCGCACCTTCCGCTCCCGGCTCCTGGTGGGCACCGGGAAATACAAAGACAACGCCACGATGGTGCGCGCGCTGGACGCGTCGGGCACCGAGGTGGTGACCGTGGCGGTGCGCCGCGTCAGCCTCGACCGCAGCCAGGAAGAGGGCATCCTCTACCACCTGGATCCCTCGCGCTTCTTCCTGCTGGCGAACACGGCGGGGTGCTACACGGCCGAAGACGCGATGCGCTACGCGCGGCTGGCCCGCGAGGCCGGCTTCAACGAGTTCATCAAGTTGGAAGTGATCGGCGACCAGAAGACCCTGCTGCCCGACGTGGCGGGATTGCTCGAGGCCGCGCGGACACTGGCGAAGGAAGGCTTCACCGTGATGGCGTACACCAACGACGACCTCATCACGGCGTTGAGGCTCCAGGACGCGGGCTGCGCCGCCGTGATGCCGCTGGCCTCGCCGATCGGCTCGGGACTCGGCCTCCTCAATCCGTACACGATCCGCACCATCAAGTCGCGGCTCACCGTGCCCGTGATCGTGGACGCCGGCGTCGGGACCGCGTCGGACGCGTGCGTGACGATGGAGCAGGGCGTGGACGGGCTGCTGATGAACACGGCGCTCGCCGAAGCGCGGGATCCGGTGGTGATGGCGCACGCGATGCGCCTGGCGACCGAGGCCGGGCGCGCCGCCTGGCTCGCCGGGCGGATGCCGCGGCGCGAAGTGGCCATTCCGTCCAGCCCCACCACCGGGATGCTCTCGTAA
- the rpe gene encoding ribulose-phosphate 3-epimerase, translating to MTVRIAPSILSADLAHLMDEVERVLAGGADQIHVDVMDGHFVPNLTWGAPIVAALRRFTDAPLDCHLMVEHPEAYIAPFADAGATFLTIHAEATAHLERHLAEIRRHGMRPGVALNPATPLTAVEEVVDELDLLLVMTVNPGFGGQAFWDPAIDKVRRARSLLAQRESRAWLEVDGGVARETIPHLAAAGADTFVAGNAIFTVADAAAEVRELRRLAEAGAGGRTVRQ from the coding sequence GTGACGGTCCGCATCGCTCCGAGCATCCTCAGCGCCGACCTCGCCCACCTGATGGACGAGGTCGAGCGCGTGCTCGCCGGCGGCGCCGACCAGATCCACGTGGACGTGATGGACGGGCATTTCGTGCCCAACCTCACGTGGGGCGCCCCGATCGTGGCGGCCCTGCGCCGGTTCACCGACGCGCCGCTGGACTGCCACCTGATGGTCGAGCATCCGGAGGCGTACATCGCGCCGTTCGCCGACGCCGGCGCGACGTTCCTCACCATCCACGCCGAGGCGACGGCGCACCTCGAGCGGCACCTGGCCGAGATCCGCCGCCACGGCATGCGTCCGGGCGTCGCGCTCAATCCGGCGACACCGCTCACGGCCGTCGAAGAGGTCGTGGACGAGCTGGACCTGCTGCTGGTGATGACGGTGAATCCGGGGTTCGGCGGCCAGGCGTTCTGGGATCCGGCGATCGACAAGGTGCGCCGGGCCCGCTCGCTCCTCGCGCAGCGCGAGAGCCGCGCCTGGCTCGAGGTGGATGGGGGCGTGGCGCGCGAGACGATTCCCCACCTCGCCGCGGCCGGCGCCGACACGTTCGTCGCGGGCAACGCGATCTTCACGGTGGCCGACGCGGCCGCCGAGGTTCGAGAGCTGCGGCGTCTGGCGGAAGCCGGCGCCGGCGGAAGGACGGTCAGGCAATGA
- a CDS encoding prolipoprotein diacylglyceryl transferase, producing MTVYPLLIHLGRFTITGYGIMMMVGFLVAGWIYARELKRRALDSAIAWDTVVIAVAGGLVGSKIYFAIAMGRISAIFSRGGLVWYGGLAGGTLAVLAYLWLRKLPVRVLLDTIAPSLVVGYLLGRVGCFMVNDDYGLPSRLPWAVAFPQGSPPSTAAVLSQQFHATIPAGAHPGDVLTVHPTELYEIALSFVVFALLWRRREHRHAAGWLFGACLVLMATERIIVEIFRAKDDRVLGAITVAQILSAGLIAVGVVTMRRLATPEATPPPLPDRPVS from the coding sequence ATGACCGTCTACCCGCTGCTCATTCACCTCGGTCGCTTCACCATCACCGGCTACGGCATCATGATGATGGTGGGCTTCCTCGTCGCCGGCTGGATCTACGCCCGCGAGCTCAAGCGCCGTGCCCTGGATTCCGCGATCGCGTGGGACACGGTCGTCATCGCCGTCGCCGGCGGCCTGGTGGGCTCCAAGATCTACTTCGCCATCGCCATGGGGCGGATCAGCGCGATCTTCTCGCGCGGCGGACTGGTCTGGTACGGAGGCCTGGCCGGCGGCACCCTCGCCGTGCTGGCCTACCTGTGGCTGCGGAAGCTGCCGGTGCGGGTGCTGCTGGACACCATCGCACCGTCGCTGGTCGTGGGCTATCTGCTGGGCAGGGTCGGCTGCTTCATGGTCAACGACGACTACGGCCTGCCCTCGCGCCTGCCGTGGGCGGTCGCGTTCCCGCAGGGCTCGCCCCCATCCACCGCCGCCGTGCTGAGCCAGCAGTTCCACGCCACCATCCCGGCGGGCGCGCACCCCGGCGACGTACTCACCGTCCACCCCACGGAGCTCTACGAGATCGCGCTCAGCTTCGTCGTGTTCGCGCTCCTGTGGCGCCGGCGGGAGCACCGCCACGCCGCCGGCTGGCTGTTCGGGGCCTGCCTGGTGCTGATGGCCACGGAGCGGATCATCGTGGAGATCTTCCGCGCCAAGGACGATCGCGTGCTCGGCGCCATCACCGTCGCGCAGATCCTGAGTGCGGGGCTGATCGCCGTCGGCGTGGTGACGATGCGACGCCTCGCGACGCCCGAGGCCACGCCGCCGCCGCTGCCGGACCGACCAGTCTCTTGA
- the tsaD gene encoding tRNA (adenosine(37)-N6)-threonylcarbamoyltransferase complex transferase subunit TsaD — MNVLGIETSCDETSAAVVAGGDGTARALSCVILSQDVHAVYRGVVPELASRAHLVAVGPVVDRALLDAGAALADVDLIAVTEGPGLIGALLVGVSYAKGLSLATGRPLVGVHHLEAHLFGTSLDHPAAVPPFTALIVSGGHSLLLDVPAWGDYRLLGETRDDAVGEAFDKVGALLELGYPGGPAVERAAAGGDPARFRFPRPMLHAGQRPGDADYFDLSMSGLKTAVIHAVKASRDPAADRPHLARGFQDAVIDVLVAKTLRAAEACGRRRVVLGGGVACNRALRAALAAALAARGTTLHAPSPRLSTDNAAMIARAGLFRAADAGRPVDAAARLPFPGLVRA; from the coding sequence GTGAACGTCCTCGGCATCGAGACGTCGTGCGACGAGACGTCGGCCGCGGTCGTCGCCGGCGGCGACGGCACCGCGCGCGCCCTGTCGTGCGTGATCCTCTCGCAGGACGTGCACGCCGTGTACCGCGGCGTCGTGCCGGAGCTCGCCTCCCGGGCCCACCTCGTCGCCGTCGGCCCCGTGGTCGACCGCGCGCTCCTGGACGCGGGCGCGGCGCTCGCCGACGTGGATCTGATCGCGGTCACGGAGGGTCCGGGACTGATCGGCGCGCTGCTGGTGGGCGTCAGCTACGCCAAGGGACTGAGCCTCGCCACCGGCCGGCCGCTGGTGGGCGTCCACCACCTGGAGGCGCACCTGTTCGGCACCTCGCTCGACCACCCCGCGGCGGTGCCGCCCTTCACCGCGCTGATCGTCTCCGGCGGGCACTCGCTGCTGCTCGACGTCCCCGCGTGGGGCGACTACCGGCTGCTCGGCGAGACGCGCGACGACGCGGTCGGCGAGGCGTTCGACAAGGTGGGCGCGCTGCTCGAGCTGGGATACCCGGGCGGCCCCGCCGTCGAGCGGGCGGCCGCAGGCGGCGACCCGGCCCGCTTCCGCTTCCCGCGGCCGATGCTGCATGCGGGGCAGCGGCCCGGTGACGCCGACTACTTCGACCTGTCGATGAGCGGGCTCAAGACGGCGGTCATCCACGCGGTGAAAGCGTCGCGCGACCCGGCGGCCGACCGGCCCCACCTCGCCCGCGGCTTCCAGGACGCCGTCATCGACGTCCTGGTGGCGAAGACCCTGCGGGCCGCCGAAGCGTGCGGCCGCCGCCGCGTCGTGCTCGGCGGCGGCGTCGCGTGCAACCGCGCGCTCCGGGCCGCCCTGGCCGCGGCGCTCGCCGCGCGGGGCACCACCCTGCACGCCCCCTCGCCCCGCCTTTCGACCGACAACGCCGCAATGATCGCCCGCGCGGGGCTGTTCCGCGCCGCCGACGCCGGCCGGCCCGTGGACGCGGCGGCCCGGCTCCCCTTTCCAGGTCTGGTGCGCGCATGA
- a CDS encoding FTR1 family protein yields MSRAAAVLLLASLSRHLPVAATQTSPQAREAARRIVATTHLAAEEYALAWQGGAITRREEADEARLFIGEARRAVGGLAPVLARDVAVELGAIARLLDADAPADSVAAHAAALEGRLAGAVGASEDERASRGPSLAAGERIYAARCAQCHGAGGRGDGPAAAGLTPPPADLVAPAPAGPPGPLDYFRRLTYGVPGTAMPAFEPVLSREDRWDVVAYVVALSDTLARRTGNGADAVSFGTVRATLAGAMDLARRGEARQAADRVLDAYLEFESVEGRVRIANAGLASRAEARFAALREAAQAAEPGLAARYAELAATVDSAEAALGRGATSWGFLAESFLLIVREGFEAILIVAAIMAVVLRSGTAGQRDSVRWGVGLAILASFATAALLEWLLEGRAAQREALEGLVMLAAAVVLFYVSYWLISKVGVAVWQRFLRDKVERAAASGSGLALAAVAFLAVYREGFETVLFYKALYVSGGAAGAAPITLGLVLGGVALVAAYVSIEKFGVRIPLRPFFAVTGATLLLMAFVFAGTGVKELQEGGYVPSTLVPGAPRSDFFGIYPTVQTLVVQGLIVASVLAAGVWWLARRRESRAPAAAEPDRSDSAAEGRSSRKAR; encoded by the coding sequence TTGAGTCGAGCCGCCGCCGTTCTGTTGCTCGCTTCGCTCAGTCGGCATCTCCCCGTCGCGGCCACCCAGACCTCGCCCCAGGCGCGCGAGGCCGCCCGGCGCATCGTCGCCACCACCCACCTCGCGGCGGAGGAGTACGCGCTGGCGTGGCAGGGCGGGGCGATCACGCGGCGCGAGGAAGCGGACGAGGCCCGGCTGTTCATCGGCGAGGCGCGTCGCGCCGTGGGAGGGCTGGCTCCGGTGCTGGCGCGGGACGTCGCGGTCGAGCTGGGTGCCATCGCACGCCTGCTGGACGCGGACGCGCCCGCGGACTCGGTCGCGGCTCACGCCGCCGCGCTGGAAGGCCGGCTGGCGGGCGCCGTCGGGGCATCGGAAGACGAGCGAGCGTCGCGCGGCCCGTCCCTCGCGGCGGGCGAGCGCATCTACGCGGCCCGGTGTGCCCAGTGTCACGGCGCCGGCGGTCGGGGCGACGGGCCGGCGGCGGCCGGCCTCACGCCGCCACCCGCCGATCTCGTCGCCCCTGCGCCGGCGGGGCCGCCCGGGCCGCTCGACTACTTCCGCCGGCTGACCTATGGCGTGCCGGGGACCGCGATGCCCGCCTTCGAGCCGGTGCTCTCGCGCGAGGATCGCTGGGATGTGGTCGCCTACGTCGTCGCCCTCTCGGACACCCTGGCGCGCCGGACCGGGAACGGCGCCGACGCCGTCAGCTTCGGGACGGTGCGGGCGACGCTCGCCGGGGCGATGGACCTCGCGCGCCGTGGGGAGGCGAGGCAGGCGGCGGACCGGGTGCTCGACGCCTATCTGGAGTTCGAGAGCGTGGAGGGCAGGGTCCGGATCGCGAACGCCGGTCTCGCCTCCCGCGCGGAGGCCCGCTTCGCGGCCCTGCGCGAGGCCGCGCAGGCGGCGGAGCCGGGGCTCGCGGCGCGGTACGCCGAGCTCGCCGCGACCGTGGACTCGGCCGAGGCTGCGCTCGGTCGCGGAGCGACGAGCTGGGGCTTCCTGGCCGAGAGCTTCCTCCTGATCGTGCGCGAGGGGTTCGAGGCGATTCTGATCGTCGCCGCCATCATGGCCGTCGTCCTGCGGAGCGGCACCGCGGGCCAGCGCGACAGCGTGCGCTGGGGTGTGGGACTCGCCATCCTGGCGAGCTTCGCCACGGCCGCGCTGCTGGAATGGCTGCTCGAGGGACGCGCCGCGCAGCGCGAAGCCCTCGAGGGCCTCGTGATGCTCGCGGCCGCCGTCGTCCTCTTCTACGTCTCGTACTGGCTGATCTCGAAGGTCGGGGTGGCGGTGTGGCAGCGCTTCCTGCGCGACAAGGTCGAGCGCGCCGCCGCCAGCGGCAGCGGCCTGGCGCTGGCGGCGGTGGCCTTCCTCGCCGTCTACCGCGAAGGATTCGAGACGGTGCTGTTCTACAAGGCGCTGTACGTGAGCGGCGGCGCCGCGGGCGCGGCTCCCATCACGCTGGGCCTGGTGCTGGGTGGCGTGGCCCTGGTTGCCGCCTACGTCAGCATCGAGAAGTTCGGCGTCCGGATCCCGCTGCGGCCGTTCTTCGCCGTGACGGGGGCGACGCTGCTGCTCATGGCGTTCGTATTCGCGGGCACCGGCGTGAAGGAGCTGCAGGAGGGCGGGTACGTTCCGTCCACGCTCGTGCCGGGAGCGCCGCGGAGCGATTTCTTCGGCATCTACCCGACCGTGCAGACGCTGGTGGTCCAGGGGCTGATCGTCGCGAGCGTGCTGGCGGCGGGCGTCTGGTGGCTGGCACGGCGTCGCGAGAGCCGCGCCCCCGCCGCGGCCGAGCCCGATCGCAGCGATTCGGCCGCGGAGGGCCGCAGCTCCCGGAAAGCACGATAG
- the acpS gene encoding holo-ACP synthase, producing the protein MREGTDVGVLGVGIDLVPASRVDAMISRHGERALRRLFTAAERERAAEYAQASLHLAARIAAKEAAYKALAGDFGASGIGWQDLEVRRAADGRPDLVFHGAAQRRMEALGATRCHLSLTHAGGVAAAVVVLE; encoded by the coding sequence GTGCGCGAAGGGACCGACGTGGGCGTCCTCGGCGTAGGGATCGATCTGGTGCCGGCCTCGCGCGTGGACGCGATGATCTCGCGCCACGGCGAGCGCGCGCTGCGCCGGCTGTTCACGGCCGCCGAGCGCGAGCGCGCGGCCGAGTACGCCCAGGCCTCGCTGCATCTCGCGGCGCGCATCGCCGCCAAGGAGGCGGCCTACAAGGCCCTGGCCGGCGACTTCGGCGCGAGCGGGATCGGCTGGCAGGACCTGGAAGTGCGGCGCGCCGCCGACGGCCGTCCCGACCTCGTGTTCCACGGGGCGGCGCAGCGGCGCATGGAGGCGCTGGGCGCCACGCGCTGTCACCTCTCGCTCACCCACGCCGGAGGCGTCGCGGCGGCGGTCGTGGTCCTCGAATAA
- a CDS encoding class IV adenylate cyclase, which produces MSAREVELKALVERPAEVAARIETRGAVRTFRGRMSDHRYDLPSRALESRDEVLRVRTFTAACGSAPRPAEVAWKGPTRQASGYKEREELEFAVADSGPVEAILAHLGLTVIDAIDRCVEVYRMDDAALRLEWYPRMDVLLEVEGPPAAIEAAVAATGMPRTAFTADRLVDFGVRYQRRTGTAPALNLEGLGGGQPGWPAWAR; this is translated from the coding sequence GTGAGCGCGCGCGAGGTCGAGCTCAAGGCGCTGGTGGAGCGGCCGGCCGAGGTGGCGGCGCGCATCGAGACGCGCGGGGCGGTGCGCACCTTCCGCGGCCGGATGTCCGACCACCGCTACGACCTGCCGTCCCGGGCACTCGAGTCGCGCGACGAGGTGCTCCGGGTCCGGACGTTCACGGCCGCTTGCGGCAGCGCTCCGCGCCCCGCCGAGGTCGCGTGGAAGGGCCCCACCCGCCAGGCGAGCGGCTACAAGGAGCGGGAGGAGCTGGAGTTCGCCGTCGCCGACTCGGGCCCGGTCGAGGCCATCCTCGCGCACCTGGGGCTCACCGTCATCGACGCCATCGACCGCTGCGTGGAGGTCTACCGGATGGACGACGCCGCGCTGCGCCTGGAGTGGTATCCCCGCATGGACGTGCTCCTCGAGGTCGAGGGCCCGCCGGCCGCGATCGAAGCGGCGGTGGCGGCCACCGGGATGCCGCGGACGGCCTTCACCGCGGACCGTCTGGTCGATTTCGGTGTCCGCTACCAGCGCCGGACGGGGACCGCGCCCGCGCTCAATCTCGAGGGGCTGGGCGGTGGACAGCCCGGGTGGCCGGCATGGGCGCGGTGA